Part of the Pangasianodon hypophthalmus isolate fPanHyp1 chromosome 9, fPanHyp1.pri, whole genome shotgun sequence genome is shown below.
ctttgtgcacaggggcattgtcatgctggaacaggtttcagccgcttagttccagtgaagggaaattgtaatgctacagaacATAGACACATTctataaaattgtgtgcttctaaacTTTTTggaaatatgggtgtgatggtcaggtgtccacaaacttttggccatatcatGTATTTTAAGACTTTTTTATTAATTCGAACTGATAAAGCCATTTGGATGAGGGGCAAGTTGTCTCGCCTGATTATACCATCCAGTAGCCTTGACTTGCTGCTGCTGTACATTAgggtttaatgtttaatgttccTGCAGGTGGGTCTGTGGATCGATGCTGGGAGTCGGTACGAGAATGACAGGAACAATGGAACAGCCCACTTCCTGGAGCACATGGCCTTTAAGGTGAGAGACTGTTACTCTATGTGCAGTACAGTTTCTGGAATCATTACATCCTagattttaaacaatatttttaatctgAAAAATCTGGCCATTAAGGAATCTGGCTCCAGCAAGGAATTCCTGAACATGTGTCTCAGTATGTTCATTAATGAGACCTAATCAAACTGATCCCTGGCCAGTTGCATTTTTTAAACGTGTAGTCGGTTTTATCCGAAGCGACTTAGAAGTGACGCATGTACAagttgagcagttgagggtGTAACTTGTTTGCGAGGTCTGGGATTTGAACTGCAACCATCCAGTCTGTAGCACAGAATGTTAACCGCTGAGATACACGTGGCAACAAAGCTGTAAGTGGATAGATTGGAAAATAAACAGGATGCACATAAACAGAGCAGGAACTTCAGCTGTAAGGGGAAAAGACAAGATTTGCTCATTCAAGTGTGTGAGATTTCATTGTGTAAGCCttttacttttctgttttttatagGGTACAAGGAAGCGTTCCCAGCTAGACCTGGAGCTTGAGATAGAGAACATGGGAGCCCACTTGAATGCATATACTTCGAGAGAGCAGACAGTATATTACGCCAAAGCCTTCTCTAAAGACCTTCCCAGAGGTACAAGATCACttccataataataatgatgacaataataagaataataataagaaaaagaaggacCGTCAAGGACTGTGAGGTGTTATAATGTCACCTAAAGCTGTTTACATGAGCTGATCAAACAGAagacaccagcacacacactctttctgcaTGTACACATTCAATCCTTAACTGTTCACAAACACCCAGAtagtttaaatacattttgttccaagcctgaaacttttttttttggttttggtgaAAGCCTGCTTGTTCGGTGTCTGTCCTGTCCCCAGCTGTAGAGATTCTCGCTGATATCATCCAGAACAGCATGCTGGGGGAAGCAGAGATTGAGCGAGAGCGTGGTGTCATCCTTCGAGAGATGCAGGAAGTGGAAACCAACCTACAGGAAGTTGTCTTTGACTATCTGCATGCTACGGCATACCAGGACACAGCTTTAGGAAGAACCATCCTTGGACCTGCGGAGAACATCAGGTACACATGACTGAACATGTTCTATAGAGGGCTGCAGCGTCTCCTGAAGCTTTTAATGATGTTAGTATTCATAGCTAAGCATGAGTGGTCTGTTTTACAGAACTATAAACAGAGCAGACCTTGTGGAGTATATTACAACTCACTACAAGGGGCCAAGGATCGTGCTGGCTGCAGCTGGaggtaaacaaacacacacacagtcaggtccataagtattagGACAGTaatacaatttttgtaattttgcctctgtacaccaccacaatggatttgaaatgaagcagtcaagatgtgattgaagcgtagactttcagctttaattcaaggggtttaacagaaatattgcattaactgtttaggaattacagccattttttacagagtccctccattttcacaggttcaaaagtaatgggacaaactatcataatcataaatattaagattatttttaatacttggatgcaaatcctttgcagtcaatgactgcctgaagtctggaccccatgaacatcaccaaatgctgagtttcctcccctGAGATGCTCTGCCAGGTCtttttactgcagccgccttcagttgttgcttgtttgtgggtctttctgccttcagtaagtgaaaagcagctcaattgggttgagatcattggacatttaagaacattccatttccaagctcttgggttgctttcgctggacgttttgggtcattataaatctgtactgtgaagctcCGTCcttatcagttttgcagcatttgattgaatctgagcagaaagtagctctgtacacttcaggattcatcctgctacttctatcagcagtcacatcatcaataaacaccagtgactcctttttttttttttttttaaagaggtttttaagtctaatctggcctttctgtgcTTGAGtattaccagtggtttgcatcttgaggtaaatccgtatttacattcatgaaggcgtctcttaaTTGTAGACTTTGGCAATGATACGCCTTCCTCCTCAAGAGTgctcctgacttggctagatgttgcgaaggggtttttcttcaccaaggaaagaattctgtgatcgtccactttagttgttttccgtggtcttccaggccttttggtgttgctgagctcaccagtgcattccttctttttaagaatgtaccaaattgttgatttggccctcctaaagtttctgctatctctctgataggtctgttttgttttttcagcctaatgatggcctccttcacttgcatcaacacctctttggacggcatattgagagttcccgtgaacagctaccaaatgcaaattcaacacttggaatcaactctagacattttatctccttaatttatcatgaaataacaaggaaacaggccacagctggccatgaaactgcttatcagtcaattaaccaattacttttgagcttgtgaaaatggaggcactatctaaaaaaatggctgtaattcctgaacagttaatgcaatatttttgttaaaccccttgaactaaagctgaaagtctacgcttcagtcacatcttgactgcttcatttcatatccattgtgatggtgtacagacaaaatcacaaaaattgtgtcactgtccaaatacttatggacctgactgtacctTATTAACACTACAATGTTCAATATGTATTACAAAAAAGACACAACATTTGTATGATCATTCCcagaaggctttttttttggtgcacTTTGTTAAATcctgatatatttttttcaggagTGTCCCACAGTGAACTAATAGATTTGGCTAAATACCACTTTGGAAAGCTGCCAGCCAGGTACAGGGATGAGGCACCAGCATTACCGTCTTGCAGATTCACTGGAAGTGAGgtaataaaatacacagtgtCACTTACAAGCATTGGGACTCGTTTATCGATCTTTTAGTAAAGtcgtgtgtaaatgtttgtgtaagaaATATTTCGGCTGGATTTAAGTTTCagaaaggctgattttcttcgtactttAATGCATATGTTGACGAATGCCAATCACAACTAAATTATGCACGGCAGAGccgatttgcatttggtgacgtCCAAAAAAACTccatcagaggtaaagctcaGAGCGCTGAAATGACAAGTAAACGGCAAAATAGACTTTCTCTGTGGTAGAAGTTtgccaaattacagaaaaggttaattagatgtgaattaagtgaggtgaaatgaaaatggggaaaaatacgTTGATCAGGTGATCGTGGACACCAAACACATCATACAGggaaacttttatttaattgtctCGACGACTGTCGGCCAGAAATCTCTcgcacaccaacacactctctctgaagACCTGATAAAACAGGAGTGTTGTAAGGAAGTGTGATGTTGGAACGCAGCACACTAGGGAGTACACGGCACATCGCAGCTTGAGACGtaccagatcggtcacttatcggtcacttagtgctggctctaaAGTGTTTCTAAAGCATTAAACGAGATGCTTTTACACTGCTGCATTTCTTAATTGAATGACtggttttatttgtcttcatttatggatttgtgtttttagttatatttaatatttatttagttaatgttattaaaatgccATTAAAAATAACTGGGTTCTTCATTAAATTTGCAtgtgtaattaaaatacataagCTACGTAAACTTGACAATGAAAGTGTAGTAACTCATCGCAAATTACTTTTACATTCTTATTCCTGTTGTGTAAATGCTCTGACGAACAATGTATCCGTTCGTTAtctgttgataaatgaggcccaaaaTCTGCAGtcacatggctttttttttcccccacagataagattggacacaTTTGTCATGCTCTACTGCAGTGCGATTTTTGTGAAAGAatacaaaaaagacattttttttattactaggATGTGTTGACAAgacaataataaactttatatagTACATGAAACATTTCATCCCTTTTGCTGATTGATGTAAAGGTATGTACACAAGCATGTACTTGTCATGATATTTGTCCTTCCACCATTTTCtcgtttgttttttaaacagattcGAGTCAGGGATAATAAGATGCCACTGGCTCACATAGCGATTGCTGTGGAGGCAGTGGGTTGGTCTCACCCTGACACTATCCCTCTCATGGTGGCCAACACACTTATCGGGAACTGGGACCGCTCTTTCGGTGGTGGTGTGGTCAGTATTTCTACCCTGCATTGTTTAggattagggaaaaaaaaatgaggttgTTGTATCATCTCAGCTTACTCATTGTTCTCCCTCAGAATCTGTCCAGTAAACTGGCCCAGATGGCGTGCCAGGGGAACCTGTGCCACAGCTTCCAGTCATTTAACACCTGCTACACGGACACGGGGCTGTGGGGGATCTACACCGTCTGCGAGCCGAGCACGATCAGCGACATGGTGCACTTCACACAGCTGGAATGGTCAGGGATTCATACAGTATTTTGTACTTTTGAGCATTAATAGCTTGCTTACATTGAAATGTCATGCGTGTGTTGTGTTGGCAGGATGTCTATGTGCACCAGTGTGTCGGAGAGTGAAGTAGCGAGAGCTAAGAATCTCCTCAAGACCAACATGCTGCTTCATTTAGACGGTAAGTCTGCTCCTGTGTTCATAGATACAACTCAAGCTACAGGAAACAGTTAAGGATTAAAGGGTTTCGAATAGGTttcagagagatggagaaaccCGGACATCGGTCGAGCTAGTGTGTCTGGGGATTATAATGTAATGTCTTTTGGTTTGTCACATTAGGTTCCACACCCATCTGTGAGGACATCGGGAGGCAGATGTTGTGCTACGGCCGCAGGATTCCACTGCATGAACTGGAGGCCAGAATAGATGTAAGACcacatgctaatgctaatacttTTCCTCCAAAAATTAAtgctgttaaattaaaaatatgtctgtttgtcttcttctctttcacctgtctgtctctctacacCAAGGCCATAGATGCAAACACCATCAAGGAAGTGTGtactaaatacatttacaaCAAAGTTCCAGCAATCGCAGCCGTTGGTATGTAGCACCTTGTTATATGAAACGCAAATACCTTTAAAGACATTCGCTGACCTGATCAgtccatgtgtatgtgtgtaactTCAACGTCCTGTTCTACTGACTCCTTTCTAAAAGGCCATTTGTGTCCTTAGACCCTGACCTACTTTaaaagcatgtgttttattaaaacccATGCTTTTTTGGCAGCAGAACCCCTACAGCCCAAATTATCTGCCTTAATTACCACCAGGGTACCTTTAAGTGCAACATTTGCTtgttgaaaactttttttttttaaactcatcaGCTTTGGCTGCTGTTTAAAGCTATATAGCCTTACCTTGACCTTACCATTAAATTAGGTTTTGACGCCaggttttttcatgttttctttttaaaaatatcttttaaagaaAGCTATTCTAAATATCACACACTTGGGCAAATGTAACATATCGTGACGTTGATATTTCCATCACAGCCTCACAAACCTCCTGCAATTCCACCACCAACACCTGGTTAGGAAACTGTGATTTTAGACTAAGCGGCAGCGGGTAGTGTTGCCACTTCACTGCTCCcaggtccctggttcgatcctgaactCAGGTTCCTGCATGTCTCTGTTTGTTTCTTCCCACCTTGGATGGTGGATTGGCTCTAAATTACCCATAGATGTGAATGAGGGTGTTCCAGAGTGTGTTCCTGATTGTGCCCTAGCAATCAGAGCATAATTCTCTGCACAGGcatctctgagctcatgtataaTGTAGAACTCAGttgcatgaacagcagtttaTAAAAATTGTGGTTTAGTGTCTGAGAAAGCACATGCAAGGCGTCAACCTTTCACACTGGTAACTAGCTAGGGAATGAAAATTGACATCCTGTAACTCTACTCCAGTTCAAGTGGCATGGTGATCACTAcggtttttaaaatattgcatgTCGTGTGTGAGCTCTgttgtattaatattataactATAATGTGTTTCAGGGCCAATTGATCAGCTTGCAGACTACAACCAGGTTAAAAGTGGGATGTACTGGCTCAGACCCTGAGAGAGACGAGGAGAGCGTCACATAGATTACAAACCAGAGTATTTATGGagtctgtgcattttttttctgttttattataaaataaagaacaacacaataacattaaaagaACATGAGGCTGAGTgagtgtgcgcgcgtgcgtgtggtTGTTTCTTGCGCTTTTTGCTGTCATTTTTTACTCTTAGCAGCAACTTGTTCCTGGGCAGCTTTCTTCGCTTTAATCATTTCCACGAGTTCCTGTGACAGACAGAAATGATTGATAATgggttattattataatatcatgCTCAATAACATGACTCATTCATCCGCTCAGGCTCAGTCTTTGCTCTGAAGTGCAGCTCTTACTTTGTATCTCTTCATACAGTCTTTCTTGGTACGTCCAGGCACAGTGGCGGCGATTTTGTCCCACCTCTCAGGAGTGTTAACAGGGTAGGTCTTCAGCGCCTGCTCTAGGAGCTTTTGCTCCTCCGTAGTCCAGGGAGCAGAATTAGTGTCACTGGCTGATCCTAATGAGATGGAGtaaatgatattaaattaatttgagAGATATTAATTTAAACAGTACCTAAACTTGGAAGAGAATGATCTTAAAGCATATAGATTTTTGACACCACAATTTAGCAAACATAGTTTTCTGAAGCACAAGCACTATAGTACTCAGGAGTTGTGCCAATGATTCTGTACTGAAATGTTAGAAGAAACTCACCTTCAAACCGCTCTGAAGGCACGGCGTTGTCTACAGTCGGAGGAACGGCAGAATGCTCCTTCTTAAACTTCTCAAAAGCCTTTTTGTTCACGTCTTCCTTTTGGTGTGGGTCTAGAGGTAGAAAGAAGCATTGAATCAAATGATCTGCTGTTCAAACAGTGAAGCAATAAACCCTGCGTTCATGCAACTGGAACTCACCGAGTTTTTGTAAAGTCTTAGCTTTATTGATGACGTCTTTGGCAGTTCTTTTGATGCCACTACCTGAGTGCAAGTTCATGTAGTTGGCGATTACTTCCCATCTACAAGACAGGACAGAGCCCAGCTGTAACACACTACAACAACGGCACTGTGGTACTGCATGATTGATGGTGTGTGTAAGTCTCTAACCTGGCGTTGGTTCCAGCAGGAAACAGGTTAACGGCTTTGATAAGCAGCTGTAGATCCTCCTCGTTCCAGCCTTTGCTCACTCCGCTTCCGGCGTTGGTGTTTTCCGAGCTGCGTGCCGCCTGCTGCGTCTTGACCTCGGCCTCTCGCTCACGTTGCAGCTGCGCGTTCACTTCCTGCAcctacacaaaacacactcataGTGAAACCCTGATTTGTTTGCATGTGTAAAGTTGAGACCAAAAGTTCATGTACACTttggctaaagatattcaatctcagtttttcacacacACGTTTCACGTTACAATACATTTCTTTCGGCAGGACAGTTAGGGCGTCTACTTCATTCACAACAGAGGTCATTAATTCACTACATCAGATctccagtgggtcaaaagtttacatacaccaagtttACTGTTTCTTTCagcagtctggaagattccagaaattcaTGTAATGACTTTTCGAAGCTTTATAGGAGAAATTTCTAAACAACTGAAGCTACCACGAGCATCTGTAAACAACTGtatgcaaattttaaaattttatgaccacacaaacactgcatcattcaggagAGAGACACAAATTAACTACCAGGAATGAATGAACTTTGTTTTGAAAGGTTCAGCTGAATCCCAAGGCAACAACAGGAACTGGTGAAGGAtttggaggcatcaggtaccaaagtatgAACATCCACCATCCACTTTTTGTGCAGGATAAAAGCCCCTACTCCAAGACTGGAGTTTGCAGGAgatcaccagccttttggaggaAAGTTCTCTTGTCATATGAAACAAACAGAACTGTTTGTCCATAAtgatggaggaaaaagggtgaggcttctaatctgaagaacaccataacaactgtgaagcatgggggtggcagcatcatgttgtgggggtgttttgctggaaaagggactgatGGACTTTAGAGAATAGatgacatcatgaggaaggaggattatctggaaatactgaagcaacacctcaagacatcagccagaaagttaaaacttggtcacAGCTGAgttttccagcaggacaatgatcctaagcaaACCTGCATTGCTGTaataaaatggcttaaagacaacaaagtgaaagtgttGGATGGCcgtcacaaagccctgacctgaatcccagaGAAAATCTGTGGACTGAAGTGAAAAAGCGAGTCTGAGCGAGGAGAcgcacaaacctgactgagttacaccagttctgtcaggaggaagcGGCAAAAAATCAgatattgtgagaagcttgtggaagacTACAACACGAGTTTAATTCAAGTTCAAGTCAATAAaaggcaacaacaacaaatactaacaaagtgtttGTAAACTTCTGACCCATTGAAAAGCTGATATAGTagataaaagctgaaataaatctgtatcttggctgttattttgaaatgatgtcttacagaaataaagtaaaggaagtaaagtagtaaataaacacaacatgaaaatgaaatagtttttctaaataaatacttataaTAATGTGATTTGTTCTGTCACTTGTGATATGAAagcttgtgtatttatttatgctaaGAGGGCCAACAGGAATCCGGTGTGAAACGTTCTCTAATGCTGAAAAGGCGCCAAAAATAGGAATTTGTGTAACTTTGTTTGTTTAAGGCTCCAAAACACCACAGGCAGCGTCACTGCTCCCTGTTCTGGGCTTACCTGTTTTTCTATGGCAGCTCTGCTCTCCTCCTTGCTGCCTGAAGCTAAAAGTTCATTTAACGTCTGTAAGctagaaaaagaaagtaaaaatgaattaaattgtaCAATACACATAACTTGCTCCATCTCAGACCAGTGCATCCATGACGAAAAGAAGAAAATCTCTCCAACATAAAGGATATTACAAAGCAGTACTACCTTATAAGCTCTAGCCTATCGCACAACTTCTCAACGTCTTCCATCATCTTCACACTCTCCGCGTCGCTATCCACAAAGTAATTACAGTTCTGGAAAACAGAAATTTAAACCAAGAAAAAAACTGGTTAATGCTCATATAACGAAAAACCACAAGAACCTTAAAGTGGCGATaagcggggtccaagcacccttcGCAAAAATACCGCCCCTGCCCCCAGTCAGATCACCTCGATCGTCATTAGAAATTCAGCTACAGTTTAGCATCCTGATACaacacaccaaatttcagctcaacaGCTCCTGAGAAAGAGGTGTTTGAAATTAACCCCGCCCCCTATGGATGACCACACCCTAAACTTAGCATACGGCCTCCGAATCTAGTCCTGAAAAAGGctttcaagttttttttgtgaatccatttaatgTTTCATGAGTCACAGCTGTTGAAGTAAATTAAGCGCCGTCCAGTTAGAACTGATTGGCAtgtggcggccattttgattaCAAATTTCAAGATTTTGGTAGtgctgccacctcacagctctcggatccactgtgaccctgagcaggataaagcggtttctcaaagtgagtgagagtgatgCACTAGAAATCCTACGACCAGCTCGCAAAAGCAGGTTTTGCGCAAATTATTGTATATGTGAATGGGCGGggctaaatggtccaaaagtCTAATATTAATGGTTTCAGCCAAAGAATTGGGAGAAAAATAACAAGTCACAGGAGACATGCTGATTTTTAAGTGCAGAAACATGAATAGTGCCCCCTTCTGGCCAATCTGAGTGAAACTGCACCATATTTCGTGGCAATAGCTCAACACTAACCCTGTCGAAtacctgctgaaagctgattggctgcgGGTGGCCATGTGTTTTAAAGTATTCATCATGAAAAATCCCCTTACAGATTAGCATACAGAGATGCAGAAAGCAATTTCAGTTGGAGCAAACTGAGAAATCCTGAGGAACAGTTAGTTTAACTCCGCCCCTTATGTATTACAACACCTCAAATTTTGGCCACATCCTCAGAATCGTGTTGTGAGAATCCGTGCAACCAAATCATGAGTtccagctgtttgagtaaattagaaaaaaatgtcaacatgtttttgataattattgaattTCAGACTCTGTAAACTTTGTGAAAACAGGCCACtttgtgcttggacccctaacaCGCCTTCAGCAGCTGAAAGCATGGTCTCTCAAACCTTGCACGTTGTCCTgagtttctgtctctctttcttgatTGCTTTCTTCTgtgcctctttctctttcttggcCTGCTGGGCCGCCTGTTTggcctcctcttcctccttctctctggCCAACCGAGCTGCTTCCATCTCCGCCTGTCGAGCCTGCGGTGCAGCAAAACACACGCAAAACCGTCACGTTTCAGACAActgactgtatattttatactgacagaaacagaaatgatcTATGTATTAGCTTTAACTTTACCACAGAACACAAGATTGAAGTCTTTAAGTGACCTGAAAAAATCACTGAAGGatttgaaacacatttttctttttcattctcttccAATATCACGTGATCCTTTCAGTACCTTCTGATAAACCTCATCCGTTCTCCtcccagaaaaaaaactatCCCATAGACGTTTTCATAGAAgaaccatttaaaaaataaaaataaataaaaataaaagcatcccAAATACATTTTACTTTCTGTGACAATCAACTGGCATGAGTTACAATATTCCTAAACAACTATTCcacaattatttacaatttaaaatctCTTTAAGAGATGAATAAGGCTCAGTAATAGTCAGAtagatattcagtataactgacCCGCTCCTTTTCCTCTTGCTCCTTCTTTTTGGCTTCGGCTTTGGCCTTCTTCTCCGATTCCTTCCTggctttctcctcctctttaaACTTCTTTATCCTCGGGTCACAGCTGTAGGCCGTATCTACGACACATCAGCCCAAAGATGAAACGCAGCAAGAGTCTCTCCAGTATAGTGTAAAATATGGTGTAATCAATATTTTAGCAGAATTATGACTGAGCTgccttgatgatgatgatgatgatgatgatggaggtgACGTGAAAGGCATCGCGTAGTAAAATACGACTCGAAACTCACAATTATGAAAGGAAACCAGGCATATCTCTTATTGATGTTAAAATTCGTGTGGCGCTGCTGAGATCAACTCGGAGTAAATTATCGAGCAGGAGACACAGCGaggttattttaatgtttttcatgtttactgaaaataaaagagGAGCAAACTTTCACATAACTTTCACCACACGCAAACAagtgtgccaatactttaatctcaTCTGAACTTAACTCCGTCTCCTATACATGACCACTCCCTCAGAATCTTAtcctttcatgttttttttttcaatccgtGCAAACGATCATGATTTACAGCTGTGTGAGTAAATTAGACTCCGCCCTGCTGGACTTGATTGACATGTGGCGGCCATGTTTACAAAATGTCAATATGTTTTGGATAAATATTGAGTTTCGGACTTGGgtgagtagtttgacaccaattTTATGAAGATGCTTTAATCTGAGTGAAAAGTAAGAGGAGTTTGATTGCAAACCTTACCAGAATATgttaaaaccacacacacacacacacacacacacacacacacacacgtagttGAGCGTTAGCTGGGGCTGACTCTCCGTTATGTAATATCGTATGTAGAACACAAAGACAGTGTTGTACATTAACATGATAGAACTTTTCTAGATACTTTCTTAGGATTAACTCTTTAACGTTTGATCCAAGTGGAACGCCGAAGTCTATTTCCTCCATAGTGGTGAATTTAAACAAGACAGAAGTTCAAGGTTAAAGTCAGTCGATTACAGGGACTTTAAGAACGAGATGCGACACCAGCCGTACCTACGAGAGTTCGTATCCtgttcatttcttctttcttcctttgaGCTCGCGATGCACGGTTCTGCTTCTCGATCCATC
Proteins encoded:
- the dnajc2 gene encoding dnaJ homolog subfamily C member 2, with the translated sequence MVACEGGSMLKEALEGQVTLVCNTTAGSVQVQVEPVGRWFEAFLKRRDRNVSASFQELEEEEELSEEEADEELQLEEYPMLKTLDPKDWKNQDHYAVLGLAHIRYKATQKQIKAAHKAMVLKHHPDKRKAAGEQIVKGDNDYFTCITKAIEILSDPVKRRAFDSVDPTFDNTVPTKAEGKEKFFEVFAPVFERNARWSTKKHVPHFGSLDSSFEEVDNFYSFWYNFDSWREFSYLDEEEKEKAECRDERRWIEKQNRASRAQRKKEEMNRIRTLVDTAYSCDPRIKKFKEEEKARKESEKKAKAEAKKKEQEEKERARQAEMEAARLAREKEEEEAKQAAQQAKKEKEAQKKAIKKERQKLRTTCKNCNYFVDSDAESVKMMEDVEKLCDRLELISLQTLNELLASGSKEESRAAIEKQVQEVNAQLQREREAEVKTQQAARSSENTNAGSGVSKGWNEEDLQLLIKAVNLFPAGTNARWEVIANYMNLHSGSGIKRTAKDVINKAKTLQKLDPHQKEDVNKKAFEKFKKEHSAVPPTVDNAVPSERFEGSASDTNSAPWTTEEQKLLEQALKTYPVNTPERWDKIAATVPGRTKKDCMKRYKELVEMIKAKKAAQEQVAAKSKK
- the pmpcb gene encoding mitochondrial-processing peptidase subunit beta, with the protein product MAAPVRLFSAARGHLVKNLLKTSPVTQRFRQRATQAAAQVVLNVPETKLTTLPNGLRVASEDSGLPTCTVGLWIDAGSRYENDRNNGTAHFLEHMAFKGTRKRSQLDLELEIENMGAHLNAYTSREQTVYYAKAFSKDLPRAVEILADIIQNSMLGEAEIERERGVILREMQEVETNLQEVVFDYLHATAYQDTALGRTILGPAENIRTINRADLVEYITTHYKGPRIVLAAAGGVSHSELIDLAKYHFGKLPARYRDEAPALPSCRFTGSEIRVRDNKMPLAHIAIAVEAVGWSHPDTIPLMVANTLIGNWDRSFGGGVNLSSKLAQMACQGNLCHSFQSFNTCYTDTGLWGIYTVCEPSTISDMVHFTQLEWMSMCTSVSESEVARAKNLLKTNMLLHLDGSTPICEDIGRQMLCYGRRIPLHELEARIDAIDANTIKEVCTKYIYNKVPAIAAVGPIDQLADYNQVKSGMYWLRP